In Chitinophaga sp. H8, the sequence TTTTGCGAAGGCTTATTTTTTGATATATTCATATTTCAAAGAGCTTGTAACCCTTGGTTTTAATTTTTTTCCGGAAGCTAAGATCCTCCATGGACAGCTGTTGAGGGCAATTTTTAGCGAATTAAGAAATAAATTGCCACCCGGAGCAGGTTTATTGGGTACAGATATTTCTATAAGTACAAGTTATGCATCTGTGTTTATATTTGGTGGCTTTAGGGAAAAAATTGGTGTCAATAATTTTATGTATTTCATGTGCGTATTTTTTTACCGAAAGTTTGTCAATTGACGTTACGGGGATTTCGATTAGCTTATTTTTACTCCTGGTGTAAACGAGGTATCCTTTATTAACGACAGACTTGAAGTTTTCTTCAATCAGCCAGGCATAGCAGTATATTTGTGTTTTATAGGTTTCATAAACCCGTTCATCGTAAGAAGCAAATTTATAATCGAGTGGAGCCATAGAACCATCTTTTAATCGCAATACTTCATCAATTTTGCCCCTGAGTAATGAGTTGGTAAGGTATTGATCATTGTATCTGTCTGTAACCCCGATCCGTTGTCGCAGATATGCTTTGTTTTCCTCCAGTTTTTTATCATGCAGGTCACGCCCACGCATCACTTTATAGTTACGTTGTTCATATTGTGGAATAGCCAGCACGTATTCAAAATAGGTGAATCGCGGGCAATAAAGATATTCGATAATATGAGAAGGCGTAATGGTCATGATCTGATTGGTTTATAGAAATAGCGCTTTTACTTCATCTGTTACCAGTTTTTTATCGAAGGCTTTGCCTAATAGAACGGTAGACTGTAGCTCGTTCTTCGACATCGGAAAGATGTATACCGAATCCTTATCCTCATCAATAATCTCTTCTATTTGCAATTGCAGGGTGTCTTTTTGATTTTTGTCCAGTGTGCCCAGGAATACGGAAAACTGAACACGGTATAACCCCGTCTGCTTGCAGAGTTTAGCCACTTTTGAACGGACTTTATCATCTTCTATATCATAGAGTACCCATGCTATCATAATAATGCTTATAAATCCATAATGGGATCTGTTTCCTCATTCTTAATCTCGCGACCTGTTAAACCATTAGCGAAAACGTGCGCATCTTGTTGCATGGCATTAGACCGGGTTTGGTTCCGACCCTTATAACGAATCGGTTCACCATCCAGGTAGTTATTGAGTGCGGTAACTAACAGTTCCTTCCCTGATTTATTCAGGGTTACACCGTTGGTGATATCATCCATATGAGCTTTGTTCACTTTCTTGGCCGAGCATAAACGAAAAACGGTAGTCTCCACCAGTATCCGGTAAGGCTCAATGAAATCATAGACCATGCTTTTTTGATTATAGTCATCCCGGTGAAGAAACCCTACATAAGGGTCAAGTCCGGCAATCATCAGGCATTTTTCTATTCTCGAATAGAGGATACCAAAGCCATAGTTCAGTAATACATTATAAGCGTCTTTGGCCGGACGCATACTCCTGCCCGAAAATCGGTATTGAGCAGGGATTACTTCGCTGATCGTTTCAAAATATAACCTGCCGGCGGTGCCTTCCAGCCCTCTGATGGTATCCGCTATCGTATCAATGGAATTGGCTTCCAGCGCGTTCAATGATTGACAAAGGCTTTCGATCCTCGTTATCTTGTCATGGAGGAAATCAGCCTGTTGAGGGCGATGCTTCTTCAAATCTTTGATAAACTCCAGTTGGTTGTTCATCTTCTGAATAATCCATTGTTTGGTAAAGGTCACTGCTTCCAAACCAAGGCTTACCTCCAGCTGACGCTTTCTGATACGGGTAGTGCTACCCAGCTTGCTATGCCAGATACGTCCCATGGGATGACCGTCAGATTGCGTGAAAATAATGTCTATATTATTCATCAGGGCCAACCGTACGGCATCCGTGCTAAGTGCCGCAGAAGTAGCGATAATAATGGAACTGATCTTGTGAGCTGCAATATGCTGTTTTACAGGTGCGGCATCCTTTTCGGGTATCTTTATTTCAAACATATCATCCTTTACATGCAGATAAGTCCCATAAGTGTTCAGGTAGATTTGCATCTCGAAATAGTTTATGCGCTGAGCACACTGCCAAAACCACGGGCAGTTTGCTTGCCTAATCCAATGTTATCAGGTAACAGCATATTAGTTACAAAGCTGGCCTCAAACAATAACATGGCATTTTGCTTGAACTGTGTTTCCTTGGTTCCTGTAATTTTTAGATTCGCCAGGATATTACCTGCCACCTGGTAGTCAATAGCCTTGCAAAAGCTCAGCATGTTACCTATCAATATAGCTTTTAAATGCCTGGCCTGTTGCTGCTCATCTTCTTTCAGATAATCTGCATAGTTCTTTTGGTTTAATGCCATCCAGGCAGTTTCGAAGCGATAAGCATGCAGGTCATCAGAAAGCCCTGTGGTAACTTGCTTGCTTTCAATGTTTTTCTCCAATACAGGATAGTTACGCCCGTCAATATCAATATTCCGGATTTTGATAAATAACTGTGTGAGCAGATCAGCGCCTTCATTGATACCCATTAATACAGGTACTCCCTGTAGTACTTTGTATTGTACCATAGGGTAGCGGTACAGCGTTTCTCCTGATTCAAGGTGATTATGTAAAAGGGGCGACTGCTCCTTAAACAGATTCCCGAAATACCCCCTCAATTTATCTGCTTCCCGGGTGGCGAGCCTAATTTCCGGAAACCGGATAATGGTTTGATGTAGTTGTATTGCCATAATTAAAAGAAGATAGTATTCGACTCTTTTTCCTTTCCCTTATCCCGTTTGAACCCTGTATGCTGGTCATATCTTGCTGAAAAGATGCTACGATCTACCAGCAAAATATTTTCTGATTTATCATGTACCGGCAGGAGGTCTTGCGTATGATAGAAAGGCACGGAAATTATCCGTTGATTAAAAATTTGCTTATAATGAAGATCAAATGCCAGTTTACGCTTGTTAGCCGCTGCTATGTCGGATGCATCCAGTAGGTGGCGGTAAGCTGCGAGGGCCGCACTTCCTGCTTCATCACTCTCAATAAATACAGCACGAACATTTTTTTGTTCTTCTATAATTCTGAAATCAGCAACCGAACGGGGGCCTTTATCATAGTTCAGCGTTTTCATGGCATTAAATATCTCCCGGGAATAATCAAATCCTCCTGATGCCGACGTAGTACTGAAATATTCATTTACAAGTGTGAGGTATTCAGCCTCATGGACGATGGATTTATTGGCTAATGCTGCTTGTGCATTTAAATAAGTAATAGCACTATAAATGGCTTTGCAATCTCCAAAATCAACGATGTACAAAGGTAAATGAGGCTTTTCCGGCTGCTGAGGATTAGCCTCCCGGTTAATACGGCCAGCTACCTGGATAATAGCGTCAATAGGGGCTATATCCCTAAAACCCATGTCAAAATTTAAATCCACACCTGCCTCCACCACCTGTGTGGAAATAAGAAGCGGGCGCCGTTTGGCTTTCAGGTCTTCCTTAATCTGCTTAATCACCTCAAATCGTTGATAAGGGGTAATATTGGTAGACAGATAATAAACAGGATTATTATAGCTGTTTGCTGACAGATACGTTTTTACGGCTTCAAATAAAGCAATACTTCTGCTTACTTTGTTCACTACAAAAATACAGGAGGCTCCGGCTTGCCAATATTGGCTGAAGCAGGTGTCAATAAAATCCTGTTCATCGGTGAGCGTACTATCCAACAGGGGGATGATACAGGTACGGCGATAACTCTTGTAAATATCCTGGTTGTTATGTAGCAGCTCCAGATAGGTGGGATGACCGTTATTGAAGAAGGCCCGATCTGCTTCATCAAGGTCTTTTAACTGGTCTTTAAATATTTCCCGGTAGGCCAGTTCAAATATTTGTGGGCGGGTGGCCGTCATTAATAAGATCCGGGTACCTAAGAATTTACTGAGGTAATAAAGGCTGGCCCCAATAAGGGGAATTTTTTCGAGTGACAACGTCTGCACTTCATCCAAAATAATAATAGCCCCAGCCAGGTGATTGAATTTTTTCAGGATCTTGTTGCGATTACCAATCAAAGTCTGAAAAAACTGAACAAAAGAAGTAATCACAATATCTGCCTGCCAGGTATCTAATTGCATTAATTTCCGGTGATATGCTTTTTCGTCTATCATCTCCTCCTCAGTTTTATCTCCGGCTTCTTCCTGATCCCCAAAAATATCCGCATATTGGTAGTGTGCCAATATACTGGCCTGATCTTCTGGGATAGTTTGTTTATATTCATCAAATGCCTGTTCAATAATATTTACGAAGGGCAAGCCATAGATGACGGAAGGTAAGTGACCTGTTGCCTTATGAACCTTTTCACGGAGTTTTAAAGCAAAGTCCAGGGCAATCAGCGTTTTTCCGGTTCCGGTAGGAGCCGTAAGTGTAAATATCCAGCGGCTTAAAAGATCAGGTATCTCCAGTTTTTCTATCACTGTTTTGCGTACGCTATTACGTAAAGCGTTGGTGCTGTTGGCCAGGCGTTTATCAACAAGGTCTTGCGCGATGGCTACTCTTGTATATAACGGCGTGTCGGATGCATCCAGTTTATCCGCTTCAATAAGCAGCGAAAAGAGATAGTTGATCAGGTAATAGTGCTGGATATCGGCGCTTTTTCCCCGGATGGCAGGGATGACCTCATTCCGGCACTTTCTGAAATCAGGAATCGCCAGCAGGGTATTTAACTGGCCAAAGGAAAGTTCCTCCTGGATCTGATCCAGGTGTTTCAATAAACTTTTCCTTTGCTCCGCAAATTGCCATTTGTAATCCTCCCGCTTGGCGTGTTCTTTTGCGGCACAATCATAGATATTGCTGAGATTTCCATGATGGGAGAGTATCGTGAAATAGCCAAACAACGCCAATTCCGGATGGGTGTTTTTATACTTTTCATGTATTACATAAGCGCCTATTCGGGCATGCTGCTTCAGCAGCCCGTTTGAACGGCCGGTTTTAAGCAGGTAATCCTGGAAGAACTGGGTATATTTCCCCAGATCATGTAGCAGGAGGATATCGCTTAGCAACTGTTCTATAACCGTTAGAGGAAGGCGAAACCCTAATTGCTTATACAGACTTTTTAAGCCTATTCCATTCACACCGGCATTATGAACCTGCAGTTGTTTACTGCCGGTTTTACCGGAAGGTGTTTTGATGGAATGGGAATAAAAAACAGGATTACTCATTTTCAAGAAAAGTAATAGTTTGATGACCACCCAGCTCATAATATTCACCGGTATAGATTACCTGCAATGGCAATGCATTATGTGCAAATAATACCCGGTTCATTTTTGACAGCTCCCTGTTATTGTCATCAATAAAATCAGCGGGCATGAGCTCTTCCTCTACAAAGTTGCTGTCGCTCGTTTTCTCAAACTGAAGACCGGATATCTTATCCGAAACAACCGCAGAATTGAATACTACCTGCTGCGCATTGGCCCTTTTGGTAACTACCGCTTCACTATTGAAAAGATGCGCCTCACTGATATAGGCAGAAAAACTGGCAATCCCCAATGTCAGGCTAAAATGAGAGCGCCTGTTTAAAGTACATGTCTTCAATTGTTCAAAGTAGGTGATGGCAGAAGGGTGGGGGGAGAGGAATATCCTGTAACATATTTCATCCTGTTGTAAATGTTGTCCGGTAACAATCTCAAAAGGAGTTTGTATGTTTCCTCCGGTACCCCGGAAGTCGGAGCTGAATGGTTTTTCTTTTTCTATATCTGTTTTCAGGTTCCCCAGACTTTTGATACTGAGAAAATTGAGCCGGTGAAATGACTTCTTCACTGGAGATTGCAATGAAATCCCTATCCGTAATTGGTCGGAGGCAAATGCTTTATGATAACTTCCTTTAGGCAATCCCAGCATAGCCGCCAGCATCCCCATAATGGTAGTCCTGGGAGGAATGCTGAACGACATCGCCGTATTATTAGCATAATACTTCCGGAAATGCGCCATCTTCCCTTTAACGTCAATCTGTAAAACTTCCATGCATTTCTAATAATTGATGGCAGGATGGGTTTTGGAAAAAGTGGTTTTGATGGCTTTGCCACTACCGGTGTTTTCCGTAATCAGTTGTTTAAGGTGGGAGAAGTCAATGGTTAAGTCCGACATGCCTCTTACGTTCTCTTTTTTGGGAGTAACTGTAATATGCTTTCTCAGATCACCAAAATAACCATTTGAATAACCGTCATTATAGACGATCTCCAGGTATAACTGAGGGTATTGGTTTAGTTTGGAGCGGGTGGGATTGGCTGAAACCGCATTCCAGACGGCAGCCCTGAAGGTATCACGATCCTGTTCCGTAAGACTGGTAGATTGTGCGGCATATTTATTTATGGTACCATTAAATGCCAGCAGGCTATAGTGTAAACGGTAGTCCTTTCCGAAAGTACTGCTGCCATCGTTCATGGTGGTCACGATAGAATTACTGTCTACCAGGTCTACTTCATGAAGGGAATAGCCCCAGTTAATCTGAATGGCACCGGTATATGCTTTGGTAAATCCTCCTACGGCAAAGGCGCTGCCAAACATCCGGATGTCAACAAACTTCTGCTTGATTAACTGTGCCAGAATATAATGATTAAGCTCCTGGTTTTTGCTGCCAGCCAGTGCTTTAAAGATACTTTCTTTGTCTTTTTGGGCTTTTATCAGTTCCTGGAAAGTGGCTTTTAACATGCTGTTTTCCTGGAAGAGCAGGTCCAGATCGGCCTCATTGCTCAGGGTCCTGTCAATCACATACTGCAGCTTGGTGGCTGGGCTTACTTTATTTTCACCTTCCATGTCCACAAATATTTCTACACCATCCGCTTTCAGATAATCACGTATAGAGCGTTTCAGGCGGGTATCTGTTACCAGATTGGTTTTGGTGTCATAATCCATCCTGGGTTTGTTTTCCTGGTCAGGATCACCATTAGGGTTACATAAGGTGGCATCAAACAGGAATAGGAAATCGGAGTTGTTTTGTACAATAGACATTTTTATGGATTTAGTTTTGTGATTTTTTTATGGTGGTACCAAAAGAATAGCCGTTTAGGATAAAGAATAGTGCTTCTTTCGGGTTAATATTCCAATTATTATAATCGAAGAAGCTCAGGAATTTACCATCGTTAAAAATTAATTTGTTTAGCCCTTTATATTGTTTGGATTTTTCTATTAAAGCTTCCCTTAGCCTAACAATATCATTCCTTTTCATTCCATTAAAATTCAATTTATCCAGCACTGTTCTTTTTTTCTCACGTTGAATAGAAGTTACAGTACTAAGCATTCTTCCCAAATAAAACAATGCCTTTTGATAATCAACGTAATTCATTCTTTCAAAAAAGGATTCAATTCTTTGTTGATATTCTGTAAGAGTAGTTGTTTCCTCAAGGCTAGTTGTATCTACTATCTCTTCTATGTCATCAAGTTCTTGCTGATTGGTTGTTTCCATCTGATTTAAAAGTTTAAGGTGGCTTAATGTAGTAAATATGGATAAATATTTAAATACTGCATCCCGAACAGCAAGGTCAAATACATTTTCTCCAAATCGCTTTACATTTTTATATGCTTCATATCGGTTATAATAATGACATAATATAAGCTCAGTAAAATGTTCAAATAATATTTGTGGTGCAATTTTACGTTGTTCAAGTATCGACTTAAAGAGGACCAGGGCCTCATTCTTCTTTTCTTTGTCTTTACGCTGGGGGATGAGTTGGTAAATAGTATATAAGTTAAACGGCACTCTCTTTTTCTCTTTATTTTGATAATCACTCATTACATCCTCCCAATTTACTGCAAAGTCTAGTGTATCAAAGAATCTGTCTACCTTTTTTAAAGTACTTAACACCTTCTCAAAATGTGTTTTCGACACATCTTTAATGAGGTTGATCGTTTTAAACGAATTGCCATCAGATTCAAATGCCAGGAAATTGAGCCAGTAAATTTCTCCTTCATCAATCTGGTCTTCAAAAGCTGCCAGGGAATACTCGAAATTTTTGGGCTGAAATAATAACTCTGACTTTTTATAACAGGATTCCAGCACATTCGTAAAGTTGGCCGGTTTGTACGACGGAAACTGCGGGATGATACAATGAGGGATCCCGGCTATACTGATTTGCTGATGCTTTAAAAGATAATCTGATGCTCGTTCCAGGTATAGCTGTTCTTCCGAATTGAGCTGGTAATTTTGATGAAAATTATTTTTATTAAAGCCTGCTGCATAATTGAGGGTAGTTTCCACAAACATGTAATTCAGGCTATACCTGTTAGGGAATGCTACACTGATTACATTTTCTTTCAGCATACCTGTTGCATAGCTTAGCTTTTTAGTTTCACTTACCGGTTTGGTAAACCGGTCCAGGCGGATAAATTCATCAAACCCATCTAATTCATACAGGGGAGTAGGGACTGCTATGCCTAAATCTTTTGCTACCACAGCAGCATATACCAATATCAGCTTAGTATGAGGGCTACTTTTTTTATAATCCTCTCCTAAAAGATTGCTGTAAATAGTTTCCGGCAGATTCCATTGCGCTTCCAGGAACATTTCCCTGAAATTAAAAAGCGGCGTTAATACCTGGCCTAGGAGCGTGGTACTGAGAGAAGGGAATTTGGTAGTTATATACTCCAGAAATTCTCCTTTGACAGGCTCTTTCCCTTTATTGTCCACTTTGCCAAAAAGTGTTTTCTCTATCTGTGCAACCTTGTTGGTTTCACAGCATACATAAGATGCTTTATTATTTCCCCCTTTAATAGAAACATTTCTATATCTGCGGGGAGATTGCTGATCATATTTTTGGGCAACAGCCACACTGATAGATTGTTCATCTATGTTGAAAACAAGGGTTACTACCAGGTTGTCTTTATCGGGATCAATCTTGGGAGTATCAATAATATCGGACCATTCATCCTGATCATAGCTTAAGTGCTCACCTAAGCGGGATAGGGTTAATATCATAGTAGGGTTTTGGTTGATTTGCATTGCATATTAAGAAGATCATCGCATAAAAACAAAAGAGATTATTTTTGATGAATTGAATTTCCTAGATGATTTAAGGTAATAAACGTGCTCCACAAGTTGCACAACACCTGTTGTTCGGATCATCTTTGTCGACTTCAGGCGGCGTAATGCAATTGCAGTGTAGGGGCTTGTTGATAAGCAAACCTAAGCCTCCATCTTCAAGAGAAGGATTACTAAATTTTCTCTTTGCCCTTGCCATTATTTTTGTTTTAAAAAATAAAAGACCCAGTTGTCATAGTGATTCTAACTTGTTAACAGGCTGGATCTTTTTTAATGAAATCCTTATTATAAGTGGAGGTATTAGTACATCATCTTTCTAAGTTTCAATATTTCTTTTGTTATAATTTTATTAGATAGATATTGTACGTGGTTGAGGTTCTAATACTAAGATAACGTTTTTTATTCCAGCTATTAAAATTTATTTTTGACGTGGTCGTAAAACGTTGATATGTAATTTGTTGTAATGGTGTTGCTAATTCTTATGGTATGAATACATTTTTTTAGGCTTTAGCCATATAGGATGATATTTTAGCTTTTCCCCCCTTCACAAACAACAATAGCAGCTCCGTGATGATTAATCCAAACAAGGTTATTACAATTGTTAACCCACTGAACAATTTCGCCGGGATGCCACTATAATAATAGTACATACACCAAACTTTGGGGCTGCCAAGTAAGTAATAAAAAACTGCACCGAGAAGATAAGTAAGGATGATGGTAAGAAGAGATTTTAACGTACGTGCCAGGAAATTACTGTCATTAGTTGTCAGTCTTTCAAACAAATTGATAGCACACAAAGTGCAGACCAATCCATAAGTAAACAAATCTCTTTGGAGAAGAAGTTTGTAAGTAGAAATGTTTTGTGGGCTAGTGTAAAGTCCCAAAGAATAATGTAAGGTCTTATTAGGGATTATCATTGTAATCCAAAAACTGAACGATAATATAGCTGTTGTAATTATATAGGGTAAGAATTTTCTGGTGGTCATAGATAATTGCGGAATGTATTTAATGTTGTTATACCTGTTCAGTGGGTTATTAACTACAGTTAGCAGTTGCAATCACTCAATGTATGAAAATGATAGTTATGAAAATAGAGAAAAATACTAGCTTTTCATTATCGAAAAAGCGGCTACCAATAAAGGTAGCCGCTTTTATAAATCATATTTTGCTGTAGAATAGGAACAAAGCCCATTGTGATTTAAATCCCCATAA encodes:
- the cas4 gene encoding CRISPR-associated protein Cas4 — its product is MTITPSHIIEYLYCPRFTYFEYVLAIPQYEQRNYKVMRGRDLHDKKLEENKAYLRQRIGVTDRYNDQYLTNSLLRGKIDEVLRLKDGSMAPLDYKFASYDERVYETYKTQIYCYAWLIEENFKSVVNKGYLVYTRSKNKLIEIPVTSIDKLSVKKYAHEIHKIIDTNFFPKATKYKHRCITCTYRNICTQ
- the cas2 gene encoding CRISPR-associated endonuclease Cas2, coding for MIAWVLYDIEDDKVRSKVAKLCKQTGLYRVQFSVFLGTLDKNQKDTLQLQIEEIIDEDKDSVYIFPMSKNELQSTVLLGKAFDKKLVTDEVKALFL
- the cas1 gene encoding CRISPR-associated endonuclease Cas1, with the protein product MQIYLNTYGTYLHVKDDMFEIKIPEKDAAPVKQHIAAHKISSIIIATSAALSTDAVRLALMNNIDIIFTQSDGHPMGRIWHSKLGSTTRIRKRQLEVSLGLEAVTFTKQWIIQKMNNQLEFIKDLKKHRPQQADFLHDKITRIESLCQSLNALEANSIDTIADTIRGLEGTAGRLYFETISEVIPAQYRFSGRSMRPAKDAYNVLLNYGFGILYSRIEKCLMIAGLDPYVGFLHRDDYNQKSMVYDFIEPYRILVETTVFRLCSAKKVNKAHMDDITNGVTLNKSGKELLVTALNNYLDGEPIRYKGRNQTRSNAMQQDAHVFANGLTGREIKNEETDPIMDL
- a CDS encoding CRISPR-associated endonuclease Cas6 gives rise to the protein MAIQLHQTIIRFPEIRLATREADKLRGYFGNLFKEQSPLLHNHLESGETLYRYPMVQYKVLQGVPVLMGINEGADLLTQLFIKIRNIDIDGRNYPVLEKNIESKQVTTGLSDDLHAYRFETAWMALNQKNYADYLKEDEQQQARHLKAILIGNMLSFCKAIDYQVAGNILANLKITGTKETQFKQNAMLLFEASFVTNMLLPDNIGLGKQTARGFGSVLSA
- the cas3 gene encoding CRISPR-associated helicase Cas3'; translated protein: MSNPVFYSHSIKTPSGKTGSKQLQVHNAGVNGIGLKSLYKQLGFRLPLTVIEQLLSDILLLHDLGKYTQFFQDYLLKTGRSNGLLKQHARIGAYVIHEKYKNTHPELALFGYFTILSHHGNLSNIYDCAAKEHAKREDYKWQFAEQRKSLLKHLDQIQEELSFGQLNTLLAIPDFRKCRNEVIPAIRGKSADIQHYYLINYLFSLLIEADKLDASDTPLYTRVAIAQDLVDKRLANSTNALRNSVRKTVIEKLEIPDLLSRWIFTLTAPTGTGKTLIALDFALKLREKVHKATGHLPSVIYGLPFVNIIEQAFDEYKQTIPEDQASILAHYQYADIFGDQEEAGDKTEEEMIDEKAYHRKLMQLDTWQADIVITSFVQFFQTLIGNRNKILKKFNHLAGAIIILDEVQTLSLEKIPLIGASLYYLSKFLGTRILLMTATRPQIFELAYREIFKDQLKDLDEADRAFFNNGHPTYLELLHNNQDIYKSYRRTCIIPLLDSTLTDEQDFIDTCFSQYWQAGASCIFVVNKVSRSIALFEAVKTYLSANSYNNPVYYLSTNITPYQRFEVIKQIKEDLKAKRRPLLISTQVVEAGVDLNFDMGFRDIAPIDAIIQVAGRINREANPQQPEKPHLPLYIVDFGDCKAIYSAITYLNAQAALANKSIVHEAEYLTLVNEYFSTTSASGGFDYSREIFNAMKTLNYDKGPRSVADFRIIEEQKNVRAVFIESDEAGSAALAAYRHLLDASDIAAANKRKLAFDLHYKQIFNQRIISVPFYHTQDLLPVHDKSENILLVDRSIFSARYDQHTGFKRDKGKEKESNTIFF
- the cas5 gene encoding CRISPR-associated protein Cas5, whose amino-acid sequence is MEVLQIDVKGKMAHFRKYYANNTAMSFSIPPRTTIMGMLAAMLGLPKGSYHKAFASDQLRIGISLQSPVKKSFHRLNFLSIKSLGNLKTDIEKEKPFSSDFRGTGGNIQTPFEIVTGQHLQQDEICYRIFLSPHPSAITYFEQLKTCTLNRRSHFSLTLGIASFSAYISEAHLFNSEAVVTKRANAQQVVFNSAVVSDKISGLQFEKTSDSNFVEEELMPADFIDDNNRELSKMNRVLFAHNALPLQVIYTGEYYELGGHQTITFLENE
- a CDS encoding type I CRISPR-associated protein Cas7, yielding MSIVQNNSDFLFLFDATLCNPNGDPDQENKPRMDYDTKTNLVTDTRLKRSIRDYLKADGVEIFVDMEGENKVSPATKLQYVIDRTLSNEADLDLLFQENSMLKATFQELIKAQKDKESIFKALAGSKNQELNHYILAQLIKQKFVDIRMFGSAFAVGGFTKAYTGAIQINWGYSLHEVDLVDSNSIVTTMNDGSSTFGKDYRLHYSLLAFNGTINKYAAQSTSLTEQDRDTFRAAVWNAVSANPTRSKLNQYPQLYLEIVYNDGYSNGYFGDLRKHITVTPKKENVRGMSDLTIDFSHLKQLITENTGSGKAIKTTFSKTHPAINY
- a CDS encoding TM1802 family CRISPR-associated protein, whose product is MILTLSRLGEHLSYDQDEWSDIIDTPKIDPDKDNLVVTLVFNIDEQSISVAVAQKYDQQSPRRYRNVSIKGGNNKASYVCCETNKVAQIEKTLFGKVDNKGKEPVKGEFLEYITTKFPSLSTTLLGQVLTPLFNFREMFLEAQWNLPETIYSNLLGEDYKKSSPHTKLILVYAAVVAKDLGIAVPTPLYELDGFDEFIRLDRFTKPVSETKKLSYATGMLKENVISVAFPNRYSLNYMFVETTLNYAAGFNKNNFHQNYQLNSEEQLYLERASDYLLKHQQISIAGIPHCIIPQFPSYKPANFTNVLESCYKKSELLFQPKNFEYSLAAFEDQIDEGEIYWLNFLAFESDGNSFKTINLIKDVSKTHFEKVLSTLKKVDRFFDTLDFAVNWEDVMSDYQNKEKKRVPFNLYTIYQLIPQRKDKEKKNEALVLFKSILEQRKIAPQILFEHFTELILCHYYNRYEAYKNVKRFGENVFDLAVRDAVFKYLSIFTTLSHLKLLNQMETTNQQELDDIEEIVDTTSLEETTTLTEYQQRIESFFERMNYVDYQKALFYLGRMLSTVTSIQREKKRTVLDKLNFNGMKRNDIVRLREALIEKSKQYKGLNKLIFNDGKFLSFFDYNNWNINPKEALFFILNGYSFGTTIKKSQN